From the genome of Deltaproteobacteria bacterium:
GGTAGAGAGGGTGCAGCGGGCGTACGTCAGAGCGTTCCAGTAGAAGTAGACCCCCGGCTGATTGCCGGCTTTCCTTTAACGCCCTCGCCACGCTCTTTACGAGCATGCAGGCGTGCGGCCACTTTGAGGACTCCGACGAAAGCCAGTCCTCGAAGTACTTTCTCTACAACCCTACCCAATTCTCCTGATCATCCATCACTTGGAGGATTTCGGGCCAAGTAAGCGTCCTTATCCTCCTGACCGCGTCCCGGGTGGGGAACCTTACCTGCTGCGGAACCTGAACCACCCAGTCGCCGTCAACGGGACCAGCGCCATCCCATTCGACGAAGACCCGACGACCCATTTCGCCATCGGGATGGGCATCTGCCGGGGGAACGAGCGGCTCCCAGTCGCCGTCTCCGATCGCTGTGCCTGTGACCTCGCCAACGCGGCCAAAACGCCTCCCCGGCAGATGAACGACGATGTGGTGACCCACTTCAATCGCTGCCAGACAAACCCGCGCACGTTGCCAGGGCGTGCTTTCCGTAGGGCCCTCCAGCAGGAATTCCCGCGGAGGCCACCCAACGGCTACGCAGTTGTTTTCCAACCAGCACTGCCACAAGCCGGGATGGCGATTTTCCCTGCAAAAGAATTTCCATACGGGCACTTCCAGCACCTCCTTTTCGCGTAGTTCTCTCTCATCGGCAGGTCACGGGCGCATTGTGGCTCAAGACGGGGTCACGGCGCTACCGTACTAATACAATCAGTACTCAGTCCTGACTTGCGACAGACCTGACTTGGTGTATAATTGCGCCATGAGATCACCGACCCGAGAAGTTCGAGACACCATACCACGGCTCCAACAGATCGTCCCCCATATGCGCGATCAGTTGACGGGCCTGCGCGACGGATCAACATTCGAGCACGCTCGACGGCGTTATGCGGGGACGGTCGACCGACTGGATTCCCAAGGGCTGGGACGGCGAACCGCCAGTCGCGTGGGGGATCGAGACCAGTATTGGTCGCCAACGCGTGACGTGCTGGATGAGGCCATGCGCCTTGGATTCGTCGAGCGCCAGCCGCTCCCCTCGTCACGCCGATACGTGGACGCGCATCGGCACCGTCAGTACACCCTTACTCAACTGGGCCTTCTAGCCGCAGAGGAAGCCGAGACAGACGTGGCGGCTTTCTGCGACCGAATAGCTGCTTCCGTATACGGCAACCATCGCTACTTTCGTGCCTTCATTGACACCCTGCGGGACGGGCCGATCGGCTGCCCGGAGGTCACGGAAGGCGAAGTCGAGGAATCACGCCGCACGGGCAAGGACACCGAACATTGGGTCGAGATCGCAAACCAACGAATTTCCCGCCAGACGACCTGCGACGATCAAAAGGTTCGAATCCGCGAAACCATCGTCGCCGTTGTGCGACAGCGGTTCGGGCGGACGCCTGCGCGGCTCCCGACGAACAAGCAAATGGCTGAGGCGCTTAATGACGCCTACATCGAAGCCGCTCTTCGCCTCCGTGGCCTTTCGATCGGTGCTATCGACCTGAAGGTCATGAAGAAGTGGGGTTCGCAACTGATGCTGTTGGACGAGTCGCGGTACGTTCCCGCCTTCACGGGGCAGAACATCATCTGGCTTGCCGCGGACGTCAGCGACAACGGCGATGTCCGCATACGGCGCAGGACACTACGGAACCATGAACGCCCGGTAGCCAAGGCAGTCGTCGCCGCCTACAACACCCAGGCGGGCACAGAAGAGACCAGCCTTAGAGCACCGTATCTTCCAATCTACCGCGTCCGCGCACAAGCCGCTTTCGAGTGTCAGGTCACACGCGCTCTCGTCGACCTCGTCATCGAGCGACTGGCATCCGGCTCCGTTCCTGACCCACAAAGTCAACTCTGGCTTCACCTCGGGACGACACGACAGCCTGAATCGGAGCCTGTCTATCGACGCGGCGGCAATCGACGATACGAGATCACAATCCAGTCCCCAAACATCTGAAAGGAGACCCTTATGGCAGTTGACGCACTCGACCACATGGAAGAAGCGTGGAATCTGGAAGGCAATCCGTTTCCGGCGGAAGCTATCAACACCCAAGACGCCCCCTATTCCCCGACCGTGTTCGGTGAGGAGGCCCAGGAGTTCCGTCGGAAGCTCGTCCGCGGCTCCGTTCGCGGCAACGTAAACATCGGGTTCCTCTGGTCGCAAGGCGCTCACGTGGACACCGGTTTCGGCAAGACGACCTTGATGCGTGAGATCACGAAGGAGATCAACCACGACCTGGGTGTCGACACCCTCACGAAGGCGGGCATCCGCGCAGACAAACAGGTCCCCATAGCGGCCGCCTTCTCCAATCTGAACAACCTCAACGCGTCCGGGCTTTACCCGGTGCTCTTCAACGCGGCTCTCGATCTCACCCGATCGGCGGCCGGGAGCACGACCGTGCTCGACCAGGCCAGGGCACGTATTGTGGAAGACCTGGGCACTGCCGACCCCGCCCGTCTTTCCGGTCGCGTTACTGATACATGGCTCAACATCTGCGGCACTGCGCCGCCGTTGCGTCCCGAAGTGGTAAGCGCCTTTGCAAACGACGGATCTCAAGGGGTGAAGGTTGCCTTGGGGACGGTGTCCGCGACCGCCCGTCTTCGCAACGGACTCCACTATCTCGACTTCGCCCTTGCTGCACTCGCCGCAGCCGGTATCGATCACCTGTATCTTATGATCGACCAGTTGGAAGATCTTGCAACCACTCGCACCATCACTGCTGCAAAGCGCTCTCGGGAGATCGGGCGCATCCGCGACATGCTGGAAGGCCCTCCCTATGCCAACAGGGTCCACTTCATTTTCACGTTCCACCACCGTGCAGCACAGGTCCTTGAACGATTCTGGGTGGAGAATCGGCTACCGCCATTCGAGACCTCGCCCAGCAATGTTGCATCTGTTGTAGTGCTCCGTGGACTCAAGGACGACGCTCAGGTGTCGGACCTGCTACGCGTGTACCTGGAGGAACAACGCGAGGGCCAGATTGAAGACGATCTGCTTCCCTTCGACACCGGAGCGATCACCGTACTCAGGGAGGTCTCCGAGGGTCGGGTGGGAATACTGTTGAACCGTGCAAGAGAGCTGCTCGACTTCGCCGCTGGGCAGGGTGCGCCACGCATAACTGGCGAATTTGCGTCCAAGTTCTTTGCAGGAACCGACACTGCTGACCCTGAACCTGGAAGCCACGACGGCAGCGGCCCCGAGGAAAGCGATATCGACGATCTCCTTCTCGGCACACGATGACGGGATCATGCCGCACGATCTCGATATCCTGGCCGAGTTCTCTCTGGACTCCTGGCTCCTGGCCCGGTCCGCTCTCGACACCCGCATGTCGCCAGTGGACGGGCGAGCCTGGGAGCAAGCCATCGGCGACCTCTTGCGGCGCCCTGGATTACCCAACCGCCAACGCGCTGGCTCGACGACCCTCTTCGGCGTTCAGGCGGCGTCCGGCGTGGCACAGGAGCTTGACGCATGTGCCGCAGGCGGCGGCACCCTATTGGTCGTGGAATGCAAATCACAGACCTTGGGCGTGACCAAGGCTGATGCAGCGTTGTTCCACGAAAAGACCCTGGACTTCTTTTACGCGGAGCCCGATCGGTTCGGCAAAGAGCATTGGTGGCGAGTCCTCGCGTCGGCTACTCCTGTTTCAGACAGTGTTCGGGCATTCTGCGTGAGTCTCGGGCTCGTTCTCGCTGAACCCAGTCTCTTGCCACTCCCTGTCGTGCTTCGGACCGCCTCTCGGCCGAGTGCTGACATGCATCTACGGGAGACGTTGCTTCAGGATGCGGTTCGCCTGGCAGAACGTGCCGTGGTGTCGTTGCAGGATAGATGGCGATACGACGCGCAAGCCAAGGAGATTCGTTTTCAGCCCAGGACTCTGTCTCCGAACGAAATTCAGGATCTCTTCTGGATACAGGAAGAGCTCGGTTCCGACATTCTCGACCTCTACGAAACTTACCGTCCCGGTTCGCTGGAACGTCGAGCCAACGAACTTCTACGGATGCTCCGTCCCACATGACTTCACTGCTGCGATCAAGTCCTTGGTTGCGAAGTGCGACCCGCGTGGAACGGCTCCAGCGGGCCTACGTCAAGGCTTTTCGATAGATCGGACAACGCGCGTACTCTCTCGGTGTACCGGTGAGTCGGGAGTTTATCCGTCAAGGCCCAAGCAATGCGCCTTTGAGCACAACTTCGTGACCGAGGCCGAGAATCCACGCCTCCTCCGTCTCGATGACGCCGCGCTGGGCCGGCGTGAGCCACGGAGCGCCGCCGAAGAGCGGCGCCAACCCCCCGACCGCGTCGAGTCGCGCGAACGCCTCCGCGTTCACCCGCACTTGCGCACAATCCAGGATTTCACCCTCGCGCCTGCGTTGTCCGACCTGATCCCTCAACAACGAAGGGTACACCTCGGCTATCACGGCCGGCGCCTCCGGTGTCCGGAGACCCGTTTGAAACGGCCAGACCACGGCGCGGCCGGCGATGCACCGGGCCTCCATCAACTGCTTCAGCGCCGGCAGGCCGAGCAAGACCTGCGAGCCGACGGAGCCGGTATAGGCCAATTGCCAAACGGTCTTCGAGCCCTTGGCGCATTTGTCCGCGGAGCGGCGTTCCGGCGGGTGGCATTCCCTCTCGGTGCGCTCCGATTCCTTCACCGGGATGGTCGGATAGGACCACTTGGCAGGGCGACCCCAGCACGGACCGCAACCCGGGTAGGCCGCGTTGATCTCGGCCGCAACATCGTAGCGTTTGTTGTCGTTGTCGGGTTGATCATCGACGCGTTCCGCCAGCCAATCCCAAAGGGCCAGGGCACATGCCCTGCCCGTCAGATGCGCGGCGACACCCTCCGGATAGCCGAAGGGGAAATCGAACCCCACCAGCGGGCGCCGGCCGGAGTCGAGTTCCTCCGCGATCAGACGCGCGAGGCGGCGCAGGGCACAGTGGCGGGTACGCGCGTACTCGGGTTCGCATACCGATACGCTGCCGCCGGCGACACGGGCGACAGCCCACCAGATTGCGTCCTTGGTGCGCTTCGCGGGACTCGGCTTGGATCGCGCCGACCAGTCGACGATGACGTGGGTGTGGAAGAGCGGTGATGGTTTGCGTGGAGCCGGCCTCGGGGATTTCCTGGAAACGGCCACTTGGGAACCTGGAACCGCCCGCCCTCAGTGCTTGCGGATCCGTTCGATCTGTTCGCGCACCGTGGCGGCGCTGCCGGAGTCCGGCGCCAGCTCCAGGAACCGCTCCAGGTCGGTCAGCGCGCCGGCGCCGTCGCGCAGCCGCAGCCTTAGCAGGCCCCGTTCGCGCACCTGCTCGGCGTCGTCGGGGTTGAGGATCACCAGTTGCTCCACCGCCCGGAGGCAGCGCGTCAGGTCCTGGCGGTTGGCGTAGATCAGCTTGATGTTGTTGAGCATGCGCTGGACGATGTGACGGGCGGACACCGCGGAAAGATATTCCGGCTGGACTTGCAGCCGGCCGCCGTAGAGCTTGTCGAGCAGGCCCTGGAGGTCGGCCGGCGAGAGGATGTCTCCGCCGTGGAAGGGATCCACGAGGATCTCCTGGCCGTCGCACTGAGCCTTCACCAGGAAGTGGCCAGGGAAACCTACCCCCCCGACATCGAGTCCGACGCGCCGGGCCACTTCCATGTACAGCGCCGACAGCGTGATGGGGATGCCGCGCTTGCGCGCCATGACCCGGTTGAGGAAGCTGTTCTCGGGATCGTAGTAGTCGTCCTCGTTACCCTCGAAACGTTCCTGCTTGAACAGCACGTAGTCGACGCACGCGAGACGCCGATAGGCGCTGTCATCCACGCCCGCCGCTTCCCTCACCCTCTCGGCGAGCCGGTCAAGGCGGCCCAGGTACTCCTGGATGTCGAGGTCGGGATACTCGGGCAGGGCGATGGTCAGGGCCACGCGGGCCAAGTCCATATCGGGTGCGGACACCGCCGCGGCGAAAGCCTGGTACTGCGCGCTCTCGTCCATGTCTCCCTCCGGCGTGAAACCGCGGCGCTCCCTCTCCGCCGCGCGGGGACGCCGCCGGCCCGCGCTCCGGCGGGCCGGCGATCCCCCAGGCCGAACCCGGTCAGCGCGGCTCGGATACCACGTCCACCACGGCCGGCAGCCGTTGCTCCTTCACCACCTTGTAGGCCCGCTCCAAAGCGAGGCCCAACTCCGCGGGCGTGCGGATGGGGCCTTCGCCCCACACTCCGAAGCACTCGGCCATCTTTGAGTAGTCCACGAAAGGATCGCTCACGTGGGTGCCGATGCCGGCGTTCTCCACCGGGCGATTGCGGAACTCCGCCAGCTTGATGCCGTGCTCTTCCGAGTTGTAGAAGGACTGGTTGTTGTGGATGATGATGAGCAGCGGGATCTTGTGGTGCGCCGCCGTCCACAACGCGCTCGACGTCATCAACAGGTCGCCGTCCGACTGGATGTCGACGCAGAACTTGTCCGTCTTCATGTGGCCCAGCGCCACGCCGAGGGCCGCGCTCATGCCGTAGCCCACGCCGGCGCCGCCGCTTCGTCCCAGGTACTGACCCGGCTTGGTCCAGTCCCAGAGCTTCCGCGCCCACCCGTTGGCGCTGCCGTTGGCCAGCACCCAGTCCTCGCGCTTGATCGTCTCGCCCAGCTCGTAGGCCAGGCACGCCGTAGAGATGTCGTTGCGCGTCAGGGTCTGGCGCGCTTCTTCCTGCCAGCGGGCGCGCGCCGCATCGTGCACCGCCTGGACCTCCTTGGCGCGGGCCTCGATGCCCGTTTTGTCCCGGCCCATGAGCTCGCGGCACAGCCGCGTCAACTCGGGCAGGGCGATGGCGGTGTCGGCGCTGATGGGCACGTCCACCGGCTGCAGCGGCTGCACGTCGGTGGCCCAACTGTGCACCAGCATGTCGTTCAGGTTGATGTGGATGATCTTGGTGCTGGGCTGGATCACGTAGCCCATCTCGCGGGTGGTGCGGTCCACGGTCGTGAGCGAACCGTAGAGGTCCTGCACATCCAGGGCCAGCACCACGTCGGCCTTCTTCACGAACTCGCCGGAGACGTTGGTCACGTCCAGCGGATGGGTGTTGGCGATGTTGTGGCGGTTGCCCTTGTCGATGACCGGGATCGCCAGCAGCTCCGCCAGCTCGGCCAGGGGCGCCAGCGCCGCGGGTTTGCGCCCCATGAAGTCGGCGATGATGAGCGGTGCCTTGGCGCCCACCAGCAGCTCCGCCGCCCGGCGCATGGCGTCCGGGTTCCCCTGCATCGGGGCCTGGGGCGCGAACCGGCTCACGTCCGGGATCTCGATCTGCTTGGACATGGCCATTTCCTGGAGGCCGGCGTCGTAGTTGATGTAGACCGGCGCGGTGGGCTCCGTGACCGCCAGGCGGTAGCCGCGGATGAACGATTCCGGGATGCTCTCGAGCGTGGCCGGCTGGTCGTCCCACTTGGTGTAGTCGCGCACCTGGTTGCCCTGGGTCAGCGCGGTGTGGATCCAGTCGATCCAGGGACGGCGGATGGTGGTGTCCACCGGGCCGGTGCCGCCGAGACAGATCACCGGCACCCGGTCGCACCACGCGTTGAAGATGCCCATGCTGCCGTGCTGGAGGCCCACCACGTCATGCAGGATCGCCACCATGGGCTTGCCCGTGGCCTTGGCGTAACCGTGGGACATGGCCACCGAAATCTCTTCGTGACAGCAGAAGATCACCTCCGGGTGGTGGTTGCCGCCGTAGTTCACGATGGAGTCGTGGATGCCGCGGAAGCTCGCCCCGGGGTTGAAAGCCGTGTACTCGATGTCGAAGGCCTTGAGCATGTCGACGACGACGTCGGATCCGTACTCGGCCTGTTTCTTCTCCGTCCTGCTGGCCTTTGCCATATCGGTGTTCTCCCCTCGGCGCGTGCGCCGTGTTGTTGCGTTGTTGGTGTCTCCACGGGCCACACTCGCGGCGCCGCGCCAACAGCGTGGATCTCCCGCGAGCCCGCTCTCCACTCCTTGCCGGTGGGATCAGGCAACCCGCGGTCGTTGGGTTTACCTGTCCTTCCCCTCGCCGCCGCCTTCGACACCCGCGGCCAGCAGCCCGTGTTCCACGAATCCCTCCACGGTCTCCGGCAACGACCCCACGTCGTCCCGGTCCCTTGGCCTGTGCTCTTGCTCCGCCGCCGCGACGGCCTTCAAGAGCCGCTCGATGGCCGGCGTCACCACCGGCTCCAGGCCCACGTGTCGGAAGGTGTCCGCCAACTCGGCCATCTCCTCGCCGCGCCGCGCCGCGTGCAGCCGCAACGACGTGATGGAGCCGCTCGCCTTGCCCGGCAGTCCCGGGAAGCTCTCCTCGTAGCGCTCCAGGATCTGTTCCAGAAGACCCAGCTTGCGCGCCCCGGCCAGAAGCTCGGTCAGGAGACCCGCGAGCCCCTTGGTGAACCCAGCGTACACGACCTTGAAGGCCGACGCCTGGGTCGCGCCGTCCCCCAGCACGCGGATCGGCAGCCCCAGTTCCCGTAGCGGCACCAGCCGCTCCGCCTCCGGGCCGGAGACGTACACCGCGGCCTTTTCCAGCCGCCGTGCGCTGCCGATGATGCAGCCATCCACGTACACGCCGCCACCGCCTTCCAGCTCGGCGCGCGCGGCGTCGGCGGTCATGGGCGAGATGGCGTTGGCTTCGAGGAACGGGAGCCCTTGGCGCTTCACCGCCGCGACCGCGTGCGCCACCGACCGCGCCACCTCCAGGGCCGCCGACGGCACCACGATGGACACGACCAGATCGGCTTCCTCGACGAGCCGTTCCAGGGTCTCCACCTGCCGCACCGGAGCTTCGTCGCAGCGCTGCCGGGTGGCCTCGCTCCGGCCGGCGACGCAGGTCAGCGGCTCGGCCCCGCGCGCCGCCAGGAGGCGCGCCCAGTGGTAACCCATCTCGCCGATGTTGAGAATGCCGATGCGGCGGAACTCCACGGTCGATCTCCCCGATGCTCTTCCGCGCGGGCCTTGCGGGGTTCGGAAACGCTGCGTCCGCAACCCGCGCGCAACGTAGCCATAGCCCCTTTGCCCGGCCTGCGTCAACCGGGCGCGCCGCGGCCGAATTTGACACCCTCGCGAGGTCCGGCTACTAAGGAAACTCCAATCTATCGCCAGCATCCATGGCGTCCTTCGACT
Proteins encoded in this window:
- a CDS encoding thiamine pyrophosphate-binding protein, whose protein sequence is MAKASRTEKKQAEYGSDVVVDMLKAFDIEYTAFNPGASFRGIHDSIVNYGGNHHPEVIFCCHEEISVAMSHGYAKATGKPMVAILHDVVGLQHGSMGIFNAWCDRVPVICLGGTGPVDTTIRRPWIDWIHTALTQGNQVRDYTKWDDQPATLESIPESFIRGYRLAVTEPTAPVYINYDAGLQEMAMSKQIEIPDVSRFAPQAPMQGNPDAMRRAAELLVGAKAPLIIADFMGRKPAALAPLAELAELLAIPVIDKGNRHNIANTHPLDVTNVSGEFVKKADVVLALDVQDLYGSLTTVDRTTREMGYVIQPSTKIIHINLNDMLVHSWATDVQPLQPVDVPISADTAIALPELTRLCRELMGRDKTGIEARAKEVQAVHDAARARWQEEARQTLTRNDISTACLAYELGETIKREDWVLANGSANGWARKLWDWTKPGQYLGRSGGAGVGYGMSAALGVALGHMKTDKFCVDIQSDGDLLMTSSALWTAAHHKIPLLIIIHNNQSFYNSEEHGIKLAEFRNRPVENAGIGTHVSDPFVDYSKMAECFGVWGEGPIRTPAELGLALERAYKVVKEQRLPAVVDVVSEPR
- a CDS encoding transglutaminase-like domain-containing protein yields the protein MDESAQYQAFAAAVSAPDMDLARVALTIALPEYPDLDIQEYLGRLDRLAERVREAAGVDDSAYRRLACVDYVLFKQERFEGNEDDYYDPENSFLNRVMARKRGIPITLSALYMEVARRVGLDVGGVGFPGHFLVKAQCDGQEILVDPFHGGDILSPADLQGLLDKLYGGRLQVQPEYLSAVSARHIVQRMLNNIKLIYANRQDLTRCLRAVEQLVILNPDDAEQVRERGLLRLRLRDGAGALTDLERFLELAPDSGSAATVREQIERIRKH
- a CDS encoding DUF1932 domain-containing protein; its protein translation is MEFRRIGILNIGEMGYHWARLLAARGAEPLTCVAGRSEATRQRCDEAPVRQVETLERLVEEADLVVSIVVPSAALEVARSVAHAVAAVKRQGLPFLEANAISPMTADAARAELEGGGGVYVDGCIIGSARRLEKAAVYVSGPEAERLVPLRELGLPIRVLGDGATQASAFKVVYAGFTKGLAGLLTELLAGARKLGLLEQILERYEESFPGLPGKASGSITSLRLHAARRGEEMAELADTFRHVGLEPVVTPAIERLLKAVAAAEQEHRPRDRDDVGSLPETVEGFVEHGLLAAGVEGGGEGKDR
- a CDS encoding molybdopterin guanine dinucleotide synthesis, which gives rise to MAVSRKSPRPAPRKPSPLFHTHVIVDWSARSKPSPAKRTKDAIWWAVARVAGGSVSVCEPEYARTRHCALRRLARLIAEELDSGRRPLVGFDFPFGYPEGVAAHLTGRACALALWDWLAERVDDQPDNDNKRYDVAAEINAAYPGCGPCWGRPAKWSYPTIPVKESERTERECHPPERRSADKCAKGSKTVWQLAYTGSVGSQVLLGLPALKQLMEARCIAGRAVVWPFQTGLRTPEAPAVIAEVYPSLLRDQVGQRRREGEILDCAQVRVNAEAFARLDAVGGLAPLFGGAPWLTPAQRGVIETEEAWILGLGHEVVLKGALLGP